In Papio anubis isolate 15944 chromosome 20, Panubis1.0, whole genome shotgun sequence, a single window of DNA contains:
- the SYCN gene encoding syncollin: protein MSSLRPLLLALALALAAVPCAQGACPASADLKHSDGTRTCAKLYDKSDPYYENCCRGAELSLEPGADLPYLPSNWANTASSLVVAPRCELVVWSRQGKAGKTHKFSARTYPRLEEYRRGILGNWSNAISALYCRCPAAQSSEPTPGPGPSSAQTPTPIIQAPRLLHTPELPTGTGSTRPP from the coding sequence ATGTCCTCACTGCGCCCGCTGCtgctggccctggccctggccctggccgcCGTGCCGTGCGCCCAGGGCGCCTGCCCCGCGTCCGCCGACCTCAAGCACTCGGACGGGACGCGCACTTGCGCCAAGCTCTATGACAAGAGCGACCCCTACTATGAGAACTGCTGCAGGGGCGCCGAGCTGTCGCTGGAGCCGGGCGCAGACCTGCCCTACTTGCCCTCCAACTGGGCCAACACCGCCTCCTCGCTTGTGGTGGCCCCGCGCTGCGAGCTCGTCGTGTGGTCCCGGCAAGGCAAGGCGGGCAAGACGCACAAATTCTCTGCCCGCACCTACCCGCGCCTGGAGGAGTACCGCCGGGGCATCTTGGGAAACTGGTCCAACGCTATCTCCGCGCTCTACTGCAGGTGCCCAGCTGCCCAAAGCTCCGAGCCCACCCCAGGCCCCGGCCCCAGCTCCGCACAAACCCCCACACCCATCATCCAAGCCCCGAGGCTGCTCCACACCCCTGAGCTCCCGACTGGAACTGGGAGCACCAGGCCTCCCTAA
- the PAK4 gene encoding serine/threonine-protein kinase PAK 4, whose product MFGKRKKRVEISAPSNFEHRVHTGFDQHEQKFTGLPRQWQSLIEESARRPKPLIDPACITSIQPGAPKTIVRGSKGAKDGALTLLLDEFENMSVTRSNSLRRDSPPPPARARQENGMPEEPATTARGGPGKAGSQGRIASHSEAGGGSGDRRRVGPEKRPKSSREGSGGPQESSRDKRPLSGPDVGTPQPAGLASGAKLAAGRPFNTYPRADTDHPSRGAQGEPHDVAPNGPSAGGLAVPQSSSSSSRPPTRARGAPSPGVLGPHASEPQLAPPARTPAAPAAPAAPAVPGPPGPRSPQREPQRVSHEQFRAALQLVVDPGDPRSYLDNFIKIGEGSTGIVCIATVRSSGKLVAVKKMDLRKQQRRELLFNEVVIMRDYQHENVVEMYNSYLVGDELWVVMEFLEGGALTDIVTHTRMNEEQIAAVCLAVLQALSVLHAQGVIHRDIKSDSILLTHDGRVKLSDFGFCAQVSKEVPRRKSLVGTPYWMAPELISRLPYGPEVDIWSLGIMVIEMVDGEPPYFNEPPLKAMKMIRDNLPPRLKNLHKVSPSLKGFLDRLLVRDPAQRATAAELLKHPFLAKAGPPASIVPLMRQNRTR is encoded by the exons ATGtttgggaagaggaagaagcGGGTGGAGATCTCCGCGCCGTCCAACTTCGAGCACCGCGTGCACACGGGCTTCGACCAGCATGAGCAGAAGTTCACAGGGCTGCCCCGCCAGTGGCAGAGCCTGATCGAGGAGTCGGCTCGCCGGCCAAAGCCCCTCATCGACCCCGCCTGCATCACCTCCATCCAGCCCGGGGCCCCCAAG ACCATCGTGCGGGGCAGCAAAGGTGCCAAGGATGGGGCGCTCACGCTGCTGCTGGATGAGTTTGAGAACATGTCGGTGACACGCTCCAACTCCCTGCGGAGAGACAGCCCGCCGCCGCCCGCCCGTGCCCGCCAGGAAAATGGGATGCCGGAGGAGCCGGCCACCACGGCCAGAGGGGGCCCGGGGAAGGCAGGCAGCCAAGGCCGGATCGCCAGTCACAGCGAGGCGGGTGGCGGCAGTGGTGACAGGCGACGGGTGGGGCCAGAGAAGAGGCCCAAGTCTTCCAGGGAGGGCTCAGGGGGGCCCCAGGAGTCCTCCCGGGACAAACGCCCCCTCTCCGGGCCTGACGTCGGCACCCCCCAGCCTGCTGGTCTGGCCAGTGGGGCGAAATTGGCAGCTGGCCGGCCCTTTAACACCTACCCGAGGGCTGACACGGACCACCCATCCCGGGGTGCCCAG gGGGAGCCTCATGACGTGGCCCCCAACGGGCCATCAGCGGGGGGCCTGGCCGTCCCccagtcctcctcctcctcctcccggcCTCCCACCCGAGCCCGAGGCGCCCCCAGCCCTGGAGTGCTGGGCCCCCACGCCTCGGAGCCCCAGCTGGCCCCTCCAGCCCGCACCCCAGCCGCCCCAGCCGCCCCTGCTGCCCCTGCCGTGCCCGGGCCCCCTGGCCCCCGCTCGCCACAGCGGGAGCCGCAGCGAGTATCCCATGAGCAGTTCCGGGCTGCCCTGCAGCTGGTGGTGGACCCAGGTGACCCCCGCTCCTACCTGGACAACTTCATCAAGATTGGCGAGGGCTCCACGGGCATTGTGTGCATCGCCACCGTGCGCAGCTCGGGCAAGCTTGTGGCCGTCAAGAAGATGGACCTGCGCAAGCAGCAGAGGCGCGAGCTGCTCTTCAACGAG GTGGTGATCATGAGGGACTACCAGCACGAGAATGTGGTGGAGATGTACAACAGCTACCTGGTGGGGGATGAGCTCTGGGTGGTCATGGAGTTCCTGGAAGGAGGTGCCCTCACCGACATCGTCACCCACACCAG gaTGAACGAGGAGCAGATCGCGGCCGTGTGCCTGGCAGTGCTGCAGGCCTTGTCGGTGCTCCACGCCCAGGGCGTCATCCACCGGGACATCAAGAGTGACTCGATCCTGCTGACCCATGACGGCAGG GTGAAGCTGTCAGACTTCGGGTTCTGTGCCCAGGTGAGCAAGGAAGTGCCCCGAAGGAAGTCGCTGGTCGGCACGCCCTACTGGATGGCCCCAGAGCTCATCTCCCGCCTTCCCTACGGGCCAGAG gTGGACATCTGGTCACTGGGGATAATGGTGATTGAGATGGTGGACGGAGAGCCCCCCTACTTCAACGAGCCACCCCTCAAAGCCATGAAGATGATTCGGGACAACCTGCCGCCCCGACTGAAGAACCTGCACAAG GTGTCACCATCCCTGAAGGGCTTCCTGGACCGCCTGCTGGTGCGGGACCCTGCCCAGCGGGCCACGGCAGCTGAGCTGCTGAAGCACCCATTCCTGGCCAAGGCGGGGCCGCCCGCCAGCATCGTGCCCCTCATGCGCCAGAACCGCACCAGATGA